A window of Fusarium musae strain F31 chromosome 1, whole genome shotgun sequence genomic DNA:
AAAAGAACGGCTCTTGCAATGCTCGGGTACTTCGTTGCTGCTGTCCCTCAGACTGACCTCCATGTACACCAAACCTACATACACTCCAACGATCTGCACTCCActgctcttcatctccaaaCACCATTTATACAAAGCGGCCGGCCCGTCTGTGACCCCACAAGGCTCTGTTTCCCTCAACTCATCCTTCCTACCCTTGCACTCTCTTGGCCTCGATCTTTGACCCCCAGGTCTTCAAAAAGCGGCCGCGGCCAGAAAAGGCTGAATCGTCTTGCACATCGCTCTTCCATATCTGCCTCGCCAGGTCTTGATGCCTTCTTGAAGTATCTTGATTTCTGATCATAAATGTGCCATTATCAGCCTCGATCTGAATCTTGAACTTGCAGCCacagcatcaacagctcCCCACCACTCACAGACGCAACCATTTCTGTTATCAAGCCCCGCCTATAACATAAACCAACCGGTTTGGACTGCCATTGTCCAATCCCCCAACTTGATACCCACATGATCATGGTCGAGCAGCAGTATATTGCCCCAGGTCTACCCCAGCCGGATGGTCTTTCGGGAGCTCCCAGTTTGCACGACTCAATTTCAACAACTGAGACTTCCCCTTACCACGATCTGGCATCCTACTCATCTGTAAGTTGGGCTTCTTTCGGAGTGGACGTGAACTTGGCAGAGTCTTCGAAAGCGCTGTTATAGATCCGAAGCTCCGGCCCCAATGGTCCTTTTGTAAAACTGACGCTTGTCCTTGCAGGTTTCTTCACCTTTCGACAGCATTTCTGGCCAGTGCGATCCAAATCTCTTAACTCCTATCTCAGTCGTGGGGTCTCCTCCTTTGCACGGCGTGTCAAAAATTGCATCACAATATCCTCCGCCTCCAAGCACACCTAATCAACACCCTAGCCCTTCTGGGAGTTCCAGAATGTATCATCAGCAGCAGTGGACAGGACAATTTGACGTTAACAGCCAATCCCCACAGGCGAGCTCGCCCATGACCTCTCAAGCTCCGGTCGCTGGAGGGGAATTCCTTCATGCCAATTATGTCCACGATGGACGTCGAACTCCCGGACCCCCAGAGCCCTATATGGGAGCCTTTGGTGTCTCAAATGGACCAGAGCCACAAACTATGAGCAACCCTTATTACGTCAATATAGCGCCTCCTGTTGAGCACCAAGACcacatgatgatgagggacaACCATCATATTCCAATGGGCATGCATCATCGTGAAGTGGCGCCTGCTCCTCTGCTGTCCGAGAACCATCCACCTCAGTACCGCCGAAGAAGCCCAGATAATACAGGACTGCACGGATTACCTTCAGATGTTCCACGCTCCATGACTGGATCCCCCCGTCGAAAGTTTGCCCTACACGGCCCTGGCCGCGTCAAAAAGCGCACAACGAAGAGACCAGGAGCCTCTAGAAGTGTAGTTGCTGAAGAGCCTGTCGACGAGCACAAGAATTGCTTTGGAGAAGAGGTCCCGCCAACACTAAAGAGTACCTGTCCCGATGAGGAGCGCTGCATATTCGAATCTCGCTGGGAGCACCGCAACCAAAAGGGTCAGGATATGTGGGAGAGCATCCAGAGCGACTATAAGCGTCAATTCCAGAAGTGCCCTGGTAAGGAAATGCTTCAGA
This region includes:
- a CDS encoding hypothetical protein (EggNog:ENOG41) produces the protein MYHQQQWTGQFDVNSQSPQASSPMTSQAPVAGGEFLHANYVHDGRRTPGPPEPYMGAFGVSNGPEPQTMSNPYYVNIAPPVEHQDHMMMRDNHHIPMGMHHREVAPAPLLSENHPPQYRRRSPDNTGLHGLPSDVPRSMTGSPRRKFALHGPGRVKKRTTKRPGASRSVVAEEPVDEHKNCFGEEVPPTLKSTCPDEERCIFESRWEHRNQKGQDMWESIQSDYKRQFQKCPGKEMLQMKFKRGRSKYIDWLTKDEELLREAYKIVEKNRYQSILDTFHELGGSRNMRLNASDIEVKVVNDLKLEEGIYMDSYGDLNIRRRRRSVQPRKRTGRGDEHDEMMSIGSHNTHEDEVINQVHGIPNIKMEEDGPGGHMMSAHMWDQQMKMEPGAMPPQNDRMQPLMRLSPTQTMYGGRRGS